In Listeria monocytogenes, the following proteins share a genomic window:
- a CDS encoding tape measure protein, whose product MSDGSVVIEISLDDTKADKQLDTFEKDLAKAGTNAGAALDKAYREAVSDIASQSKRLKDTFVNAFKSMGNAGSNALKASLSFMRELPANVGSALSKLASTVKTGFVNAAKASITAVKNLGTSIKNTAVNIKNGFFSIAKTVQSSIVSAVKTSINVIKSIPGAIKSAGSSIKSALVSSLQAAKMAAISFAQTSVNVIKSIPGAAKTAAVTVKNSFVVAYKAVVVAAYMSVKGTISAVKAIPNATKSAALAISSAMKTAFSAVVSAAKTTGTTVKTALTTGFSAIKSGAKTAGQVGISALKGLGNIAKNTGSLIKNGLVSGFNAARSAAKGAGAGMREALKNSVERPAEQARFSILKLAAAFGLIAATKNVVGSAIGRVDTIDTATKSLTVLTGSAKDAQLVMKDLTAAIDGTPIALDAVALGAKKMVAAGMKAANVKPVFTAIADAAYGVGNGSESIDQMTDAISALQASGVAYADDINRLVDAGVPAWQILANSTGKSVGEMKKYVSEGSLESTKAIAMLTKGIEEGTTGMAGNTAKMAGLAKTAGNTISGSFANMKTAAVKSLANIAENLKGPIIQALDVAKNAFKQFASVTASPEFQKKLSDMIQKIKELIPVLIELAPILAKVAAGFIAFNIISSVYSKIAGLVGAIKGLASSGSLLGSIINTVRGSFLALKVALGSATAAFGVIAAVIGAVIAVLYGMYAAFKENTANIKGFLSGMFDAVKNSFGKIVDVFKQIVSALKPVGSGFKDILKYVGVGVWVAFGIVLATVVDIIQVLARIVLVAIKALQGLYYALKAANQAAHWDLKGAKKSIEQSKDAFVDAGSAIKDAFNKDNYALTGTIESLKEMGGEAEKTGTKAETSNKKISSSLKLVESTAKQTEATVSKSNQAIDTMLSGGVDQYGNKLNEKTKSFLNAAKELYSNYQESAQKSQDKYTAAMEKAQSLEGEKRKKVIADANATLVAEIDKNNGTLLTLQADYAKLLKDNKWVDGTELTAQQKKFLQQQTADIQAELAKQNQLYVEGNLLKLANGKTLNEKERATSIEVQKSLYGDRKKAVETGEKELADLKRKKSDATTETEKANYQIQIDEQTKKNKTLAGNLQKWASEMNAIIANGGTLNAETFAKGLSEMGNISDEQLGAVWQDFVKVSGSIDNTLAGLAAVMSQRGGEGVQAFVTALQSGDYTTAALKINDDVLNTISGLPNSMFLNGQSGKDQFLLAIKSGDFQGAGKFLLDGVKMGADPLPGEMEKNGKKSGDAQAKGVKSTAEANKSAGKEIKNNAKSGAFDPNLFKMTGSKNSSGFNNGILGGKDGAFSAGTSVGGSAKSGAASVDSSGVGSDFAAGFANGIRSGAGAVGEAAASIAAKALAAVQKKQDSHSPSKKSKKLGGDFGSGYSLGIASKTKAVTKAASNLVAGALGTESQIKKLSSTLKDKISSAIDAGLHSKNKSAGQLKQAKALNSIEGYIAQQTNKLAATAKKRDKVVAQLKAANTKMADLTKQSKEYAASITEKMQSYGSISNVDPDNPKSIQQEMQKRLKEIKAFQANVEKLRKKGVSKDIISDILESGVENGSSYAQALAKSDAKTIKAINSTQNQINSASKSMGNTAANAMYSAGINAAKGLINGLNSQKKQLENTAKSIANTITNSVKKALRIHSPSRVAVELGKFFTGGLGNGVLAGAKGAVQSTNKMVDKVVNAASNMTVPAITLPKISAEKALGLKSVDLNRTITVKTIIDNKTKESSNADLIKAIQQSGDRPIIFNVDGKNLAENANNRIGTMGNLGLYGGGLL is encoded by the coding sequence ATGAGTGATGGATCAGTAGTAATTGAGATTAGTTTAGACGATACAAAAGCAGACAAACAGCTTGATACGTTCGAAAAAGATTTGGCAAAAGCGGGGACTAACGCGGGGGCGGCATTAGATAAAGCATACAGAGAAGCGGTATCTGATATTGCAAGTCAATCAAAACGATTAAAAGACACGTTTGTAAATGCGTTTAAATCGATGGGAAATGCTGGATCAAATGCTTTAAAAGCTAGTTTAAGCTTTATGCGTGAATTGCCTGCAAATGTTGGTTCTGCATTATCCAAACTCGCCTCAACTGTCAAAACCGGATTCGTAAACGCTGCTAAAGCATCTATTACAGCTGTTAAAAATCTAGGAACGAGCATAAAAAACACAGCGGTTAATATCAAAAACGGCTTCTTTTCAATTGCTAAGACAGTGCAAAGCAGTATTGTGTCAGCTGTCAAAACATCAATTAATGTCATTAAATCCATCCCCGGCGCAATTAAAAGTGCTGGAAGTAGTATTAAATCAGCATTAGTAAGTAGTTTACAAGCAGCTAAAATGGCTGCTATTTCTTTTGCTCAAACTTCTGTAAATGTAATTAAAAGTATACCTGGAGCAGCAAAAACAGCAGCTGTTACAGTGAAAAACAGTTTCGTAGTAGCTTACAAAGCGGTGGTAGTTGCTGCTTATATGAGCGTAAAAGGAACTATTAGCGCTGTGAAAGCTATTCCTAACGCAACAAAATCAGCGGCGTTAGCAATAAGTAGCGCAATGAAAACAGCGTTTAGCGCAGTAGTGAGTGCGGCGAAAACAACAGGAACTACCGTAAAAACAGCACTAACAACTGGTTTTAGTGCAATTAAATCTGGAGCGAAAACAGCTGGTCAAGTTGGAATATCAGCGTTAAAAGGGCTCGGAAACATTGCTAAAAATACTGGTTCACTAATCAAAAATGGATTAGTTAGTGGTTTTAATGCGGCTAGGTCAGCAGCTAAAGGTGCAGGCGCTGGGATGCGTGAAGCGCTTAAAAATTCAGTTGAAAGACCGGCAGAACAAGCTCGATTTAGTATTCTCAAATTAGCAGCGGCGTTTGGATTAATTGCAGCAACAAAAAACGTGGTAGGTAGCGCAATCGGTCGTGTTGATACGATTGATACAGCAACTAAATCCTTAACAGTACTTACTGGTTCTGCAAAAGATGCACAACTTGTTATGAAAGACTTAACTGCTGCTATCGATGGTACACCAATCGCATTAGATGCTGTCGCGTTAGGTGCTAAAAAAATGGTCGCGGCTGGTATGAAAGCGGCGAATGTAAAACCTGTTTTCACCGCTATTGCTGACGCTGCCTATGGGGTCGGAAACGGTTCAGAATCAATTGACCAGATGACAGATGCAATTTCTGCGTTACAAGCGTCTGGCGTTGCTTATGCGGATGATATTAATCGCTTAGTTGACGCGGGTGTTCCTGCATGGCAAATTTTAGCTAACTCCACAGGGAAAAGCGTTGGAGAAATGAAAAAATATGTTTCCGAAGGATCTTTAGAATCAACAAAAGCTATCGCAATGCTAACAAAAGGTATTGAAGAAGGAACAACTGGAATGGCTGGGAACACGGCTAAAATGGCGGGTCTAGCAAAAACAGCAGGTAATACTATTAGCGGGTCATTTGCAAACATGAAAACAGCAGCAGTTAAAAGCTTGGCCAACATTGCAGAAAATTTAAAAGGCCCGATTATTCAAGCGCTAGATGTTGCTAAAAACGCATTTAAACAGTTTGCGTCAGTAACAGCTAGTCCAGAATTTCAGAAAAAGCTTTCTGATATGATTCAGAAAATAAAAGAATTAATACCTGTACTAATCGAATTAGCTCCAATTTTAGCGAAAGTGGCTGCTGGATTTATCGCATTTAACATCATTAGTAGTGTTTATTCTAAAATAGCTGGTTTGGTAGGAGCTATCAAAGGTTTAGCTTCTAGCGGTTCGTTGCTTGGAAGTATTATAAATACAGTTAGAGGCTCATTCTTGGCTTTGAAAGTCGCTCTAGGTTCAGCTACGGCGGCTTTTGGTGTTATCGCCGCCGTTATTGGCGCTGTAATTGCAGTTTTATATGGCATGTATGCAGCTTTTAAAGAAAATACAGCAAATATTAAAGGCTTTCTATCTGGAATGTTCGATGCAGTTAAAAACTCTTTCGGCAAGATAGTAGATGTTTTTAAACAAATTGTATCTGCTTTGAAGCCTGTAGGGAGCGGTTTTAAAGATATCTTAAAATATGTTGGTGTTGGCGTTTGGGTCGCTTTTGGTATTGTGCTAGCGACTGTCGTTGATATTATTCAAGTGCTAGCCAGAATAGTTCTAGTGGCTATTAAAGCTTTGCAAGGTCTATATTATGCTCTAAAAGCAGCCAATCAAGCCGCACATTGGGACCTTAAAGGTGCTAAGAAAAGCATTGAGCAATCAAAAGATGCTTTTGTAGATGCTGGTTCTGCAATTAAAGACGCATTCAATAAAGATAATTATGCCCTAACTGGGACAATTGAATCGCTCAAAGAAATGGGAGGAGAAGCAGAAAAGACTGGAACAAAAGCGGAAACGTCGAACAAAAAAATATCTAGTAGCTTGAAATTAGTTGAATCAACAGCAAAGCAGACAGAAGCAACTGTTTCTAAATCAAATCAAGCTATCGATACTATGCTATCTGGTGGCGTTGATCAATACGGGAACAAACTAAACGAAAAAACAAAATCATTTTTGAATGCTGCTAAGGAGCTATATAGCAATTATCAAGAATCAGCCCAAAAATCGCAAGACAAATACACAGCAGCAATGGAAAAAGCACAAAGTCTTGAAGGAGAAAAACGTAAAAAAGTTATAGCAGATGCAAACGCAACGTTAGTAGCAGAGATTGACAAAAATAACGGTACCCTTTTAACTCTTCAAGCAGATTATGCAAAACTACTAAAAGATAATAAATGGGTTGATGGTACAGAGTTAACGGCACAACAAAAGAAATTTTTACAACAACAAACGGCGGATATTCAAGCAGAGTTAGCAAAACAAAATCAACTATATGTAGAAGGTAACTTGTTGAAATTAGCAAACGGCAAGACGTTAAACGAAAAAGAACGCGCTACAAGCATTGAAGTGCAAAAAAGCTTATATGGCGATAGAAAAAAAGCCGTTGAAACAGGCGAAAAAGAACTAGCTGATTTGAAAAGAAAAAAAAGCGATGCTACAACTGAAACTGAAAAAGCAAACTATCAAATTCAAATTGACGAACAAACTAAGAAGAACAAAACATTAGCTGGAAACTTACAAAAATGGGCTAGTGAAATGAATGCTATTATCGCGAACGGCGGGACTTTAAACGCAGAAACTTTTGCAAAAGGTTTGTCAGAAATGGGAAATATTAGTGATGAACAATTAGGTGCCGTTTGGCAAGACTTTGTAAAAGTAAGTGGTTCCATTGATAATACGTTAGCCGGGCTAGCTGCTGTCATGAGTCAACGCGGAGGCGAAGGAGTACAAGCGTTTGTAACCGCACTTCAAAGCGGAGACTACACAACAGCAGCATTAAAAATCAATGACGACGTTTTAAATACTATTTCAGGGCTTCCGAATAGTATGTTTTTGAATGGTCAGAGCGGAAAAGACCAATTCCTTTTAGCTATCAAATCAGGCGATTTTCAAGGAGCAGGAAAGTTTCTTCTTGATGGCGTAAAAATGGGTGCTGACCCATTACCAGGAGAGATGGAAAAGAATGGTAAAAAATCAGGAGATGCTCAAGCAAAAGGTGTGAAAAGCACCGCTGAAGCAAATAAGTCTGCTGGTAAGGAAATCAAGAATAATGCGAAAAGCGGAGCGTTTGACCCGAATTTGTTCAAAATGACAGGTTCGAAAAACAGCTCAGGGTTTAATAACGGTATTTTAGGCGGAAAAGATGGGGCGTTTTCTGCTGGAACAAGCGTTGGAGGTTCTGCGAAAAGCGGGGCAGCTTCGGTTGATTCTAGTGGAGTTGGTTCTGATTTCGCGGCAGGTTTTGCGAACGGAATTAGAAGCGGGGCGGGAGCTGTAGGAGAAGCTGCTGCTAGTATTGCAGCGAAAGCATTAGCAGCTGTACAGAAAAAACAAGACTCGCATTCACCTTCTAAGAAATCTAAAAAACTAGGTGGCGATTTTGGTTCTGGTTATTCGCTGGGAATTGCGAGCAAAACAAAAGCAGTTACGAAAGCGGCAAGTAATCTTGTTGCTGGGGCGCTTGGAACTGAATCGCAAATCAAAAAACTGTCTAGTACATTGAAAGATAAGATATCCTCAGCGATTGACGCGGGATTACATTCTAAGAATAAGAGTGCCGGGCAACTTAAACAAGCAAAAGCATTGAATAGCATCGAGGGTTATATCGCTCAACAAACGAACAAATTAGCAGCGACAGCTAAGAAACGTGATAAAGTAGTCGCTCAATTAAAAGCCGCTAATACAAAAATGGCAGACTTGACGAAGCAGAGTAAAGAGTATGCTGCTTCAATCACTGAGAAAATGCAGTCTTATGGATCTATTAGCAACGTAGACCCAGATAATCCAAAATCGATTCAACAAGAAATGCAGAAACGCTTAAAAGAAATCAAAGCTTTTCAAGCGAATGTGGAAAAATTGCGCAAAAAAGGCGTTAGTAAAGACATTATAAGCGACATCTTAGAATCGGGAGTAGAAAATGGTTCATCGTATGCGCAAGCTCTTGCTAAATCTGATGCTAAGACTATCAAGGCGATTAATAGCACGCAGAATCAAATCAATTCAGCGTCTAAGTCAATGGGTAACACAGCGGCTAATGCGATGTATAGTGCCGGTATTAACGCGGCGAAAGGACTTATAAACGGACTTAACAGTCAGAAGAAGCAACTAGAAAACACAGCTAAGAGCATCGCTAATACAATCACTAATTCGGTGAAAAAGGCGCTTAGAATTCATTCGCCTTCACGTGTTGCGGTTGAGTTAGGTAAGTTCTTTACTGGCGGTCTTGGAAATGGGGTCTTAGCTGGTGCTAAAGGTGCGGTGCAATCAACTAACAAAATGGTTGATAAAGTAGTAAATGCTGCTTCTAATATGACCGTTCCGGCTATAACTTTGCCGAAAATTTCAGCTGAAAAAGCGCTTGGTCTAAAAAGCGTAGATCTAAACAGAACTATCACAGTCAAAACAATCATTGATAACAAAACAAAAGAGTCTAGCAATGCAGATTTAATCAAGGCAATTCAACAATCTGGGGACAGACCTATTATTTTTAACGTCGATGGTAAAAATTTAGCAGAAAATGCAAACAATAGAATAGGTACGATGGGTAATTTAGGACTTTACGGAGGTGGCTTACTTTGA